Within the Achromobacter spanius genome, the region CCGATGCCGATTGCACCTGTCGCAATCGGACAAGATCTGGTCCGGTTCAGATAACAGCGTCCAGGACCTTTGGGAAAGAATGCTCCACAGGGCCGGTTCATGCCGGATTTCCGAACGCCGTTGCTACCGAAGGCAGGGTCGTCATGTTCCAGTCCTCGTCGTCCTTTTTCTCCGCTCCGCTGGCCAAGCGCGACCCTGTCGTGATGGCCATGCAGGAACGCGAACTGCGCCGTCAACAGACGCAAATCGAATTGATCGCGTCTGAAAACCTGGTGTCGCGCGCCGTGATGGAAGCGCAGGGCTCGGTGTTGACCAACAAGTACGCCGAAGGCTATGTGGGCCGCCGCTTCTACGGCGGCTGTGAACACATGGACGAAGTGGAATCGCTGGCGCTGCTGCGCGTGCGCGAGCTGTTCCAGGCCGACTACGCCAACGTGCAGCCGCACTCGGGCGCGCAGGCCAACGGCGCGGTCATGCTGGCCTTGCTGGAACCCGGCGACACCGTCCTGGGCATGTCGCTGGATGCCGGTGGGCACCTGACCCACGGCGCGCGGCCCGCGATGTCGGGCCGGTGGTTCAATGCCGTGCAGTACGGCGTGCGCCAGAGCGACAGCCTGATCGACTACGACGAAGTGCGGCGCCTGGCGCTGGCGCACCGGCCCAAGCTCATCATCGCGGGCTTTTCCGCCTACCCCAGGCAACCGGACTTCGCCCGGTTTCGCCAGATTGCCGACGAAGCTGGCGCGCTGCTGATGGTGGACATGGCGCATATTGCCGGCCTGGTCGCGGCCGGCAAGCATCCAAGCCCGGTTCCGCATGCGCACGTCGTGACCTCCACCACGCACAAGACGTTGCGCGGTCCGCGAGGCGGCTTCATCCTGACCAACGATGGCGCGATCGCCAGGAAGATCAATTCCGCGGTATTTCCCGGACTGCAGGGCGGCCCGCTGATGCACGTGGTGGCCGCCAAGACCGTGGCTTTCGGCGAGGCCCTGCAATCGGACTTCAAGCGCTACATCGACCGTGTCCTGACCAATGCCCAAACTCTGGGCCACGTGCTGATGGCCGGCGGCATCGACCTGGTTTCGGGCGGTACGGACAACCACCTTCTGTTGCTGGACCTGCGTTCCAAGGGGCTTACCGGCGCCCATGTCGAGCGCACGCTGGAGCGGGCGGGCATCACCTGCAACAAGAACGGCATTCCTTTCGATACACAAAGCCCTTCAGTGACCTCCGGCATCCGCCTGGGCTCGCCGGCCGCCACGTCGCGCGGCTTTGGCGAGGACGAATTCCGCGCCATCGGGGAAATGATCGTCCACGTGATCGACATGCTGGTCACCAGCCCTGACGAGCACGAAGCCACCGAGCGGCGTATCCGAAGCGAGGTCCAGGCGCTCTGTCAGCGCCATCCCATCTACTGAGCGGCACAATCCCAGGGGGAACGGCATGACGACGCTTCATCAGAAAAGTATGGTTATCGATGGCCTGATCATCTCTAAATGGGACCGGTCGGTATTCGAAGACATGGCGCGGGGCGGGCTGACGGCGGCCAACTGCACGGTGTCGGTATGGGAAGGGTTCGAACAAACCGTCGCCAACATCGCCGCCATGAAAGCGCTGGTTCGCGCCAACAATGACTTGGTGACGTTGGTGCGCACTACCGAAGATATCCGCCAAGCCAAGCGTGACGGCAAGACGGGCATCATCCTGGGCTTTCAGAACGGCCACGCTTTCCAGGACAACCTGGGCGCGGTCGAAGCCTTTGCCGACATGGGGGTGCGCGTGATTCAGCTTTGCTACAACACCCAGAACCTGATCGGCACGGGCTGCTACGAACGCGACGGCGGCTTGTCCGGCTACGGCCGCGAAGTGGTGGCCGAGATGAACCGGGTCGGCATCATGGTGGACTTGTCCCACGTGGGCGCCACCACCTCCGAAGAGGCAATTCAGGCTTCTTCCAAGCCCGTCTGTTATTCGCACTGCCTGCCTGCTGGGCTGAAAGAACACCCGCGCAACAAGAGCGACGCGCAGTTGCGCTTTATTGCAGAGCACGGCGGCTTCATCGGCGTGACGATGTTTCCGCCCTTTCTCAAGCGCGGCGTGCAGGCCACCGTGGACGACTATGTCGAAGCCATCGGCTATGTCGTCGACCTGGTCGGCGAAGACGCAGTGGGCATCGGCACCGATTTCACGCAAGGGTATGGCCAGCCATTCTTCGATTGGCTGACGCACGATAAGGGCCGCCATCGCCGGTTGACGGACTTCGGGGCCATCCGCAACCCCGAGGGCATTCAGACGATTGGCGAATTTCCCAATCTGACCGCCGCGATGCAGCGCGCGGGCTGGAGCGAGATCCACATTCGGAAAATCCTGGGCGAGAACTGGCTGCGCGTGTTCGGCGAAGTCTGGCCCTTGGGCGTGCAGGCAGCTTAAGGAGCGACGAAGATGAATCCCCAGGTTCCGATCAACGTCAACGAGCAGACGGGCGTCTGGAGCACGGACGGCATGCCGATGCTG harbors:
- a CDS encoding serine hydroxymethyltransferase gives rise to the protein MFQSSSSFFSAPLAKRDPVVMAMQERELRRQQTQIELIASENLVSRAVMEAQGSVLTNKYAEGYVGRRFYGGCEHMDEVESLALLRVRELFQADYANVQPHSGAQANGAVMLALLEPGDTVLGMSLDAGGHLTHGARPAMSGRWFNAVQYGVRQSDSLIDYDEVRRLALAHRPKLIIAGFSAYPRQPDFARFRQIADEAGALLMVDMAHIAGLVAAGKHPSPVPHAHVVTSTTHKTLRGPRGGFILTNDGAIARKINSAVFPGLQGGPLMHVVAAKTVAFGEALQSDFKRYIDRVLTNAQTLGHVLMAGGIDLVSGGTDNHLLLLDLRSKGLTGAHVERTLERAGITCNKNGIPFDTQSPSVTSGIRLGSPAATSRGFGEDEFRAIGEMIVHVIDMLVTSPDEHEATERRIRSEVQALCQRHPIY
- a CDS encoding dipeptidase, which codes for MTTLHQKSMVIDGLIISKWDRSVFEDMARGGLTAANCTVSVWEGFEQTVANIAAMKALVRANNDLVTLVRTTEDIRQAKRDGKTGIILGFQNGHAFQDNLGAVEAFADMGVRVIQLCYNTQNLIGTGCYERDGGLSGYGREVVAEMNRVGIMVDLSHVGATTSEEAIQASSKPVCYSHCLPAGLKEHPRNKSDAQLRFIAEHGGFIGVTMFPPFLKRGVQATVDDYVEAIGYVVDLVGEDAVGIGTDFTQGYGQPFFDWLTHDKGRHRRLTDFGAIRNPEGIQTIGEFPNLTAAMQRAGWSEIHIRKILGENWLRVFGEVWPLGVQAA